The genomic DNA TATAATCGATCGCACCTGCCTCAAAAGCTCGGTCTACTGACTTTTCATCTTCCAGCGCCGTGATCGTCAATATGGGAATGCGATCGCCTCCTGGGAGGGAACGGATGAGCTTACAGCAGGTAAAGCCATCCATCACCGGCATCATACCATCTACCAGCACTATATCCGGTTTTAAGCAAGTATAGGCTGCTAATCCCTCTTCTCCGTCCACAGCTTCTGCCACTTGGTAACCTTCTTGTTCCATCGCTCGGCGAAGCTGAATTCGCATTAACCTGTCGTCGTCGATGACGAGGATGAGGGTTGAATGTTTCGGTGAATCGGAGGTATTCATAGTTGATTTGGCTGGAGTTCTTTAAAAAGTTTGGCTCTCCCCTACTTGTGGTCAAAACGCAGTTTTTTGGGCATAGGACATAGGGTATGGGGCATGGGGCAGAGAAATGCCTTACCCACCAACCATTCGTGCCAATAAATAATTTTTACTTATCACCTTATGTCCGAGAGAGTCAAACTCATAATTGACGACTACTATATAATCTACATTCAGTATGCCCGTGCCGAGCGAGCAATTTTCACCTTATTGGCAAAAAATCCTCATATAAGGATTTTTGATTTTTGACTTTTGACTTTTGACTTTAATTCTTCCCGTCTGTAGCGATAACCGATCGCAAGCTTTTTAACAATTCCTCGGAAGTGAATGGTTTTGGTAAAAAAGTTTGTACGCTCTGACGATTTAACTCGGTCACCTGAGAGTTTGAGGTCAATCCGCTAATGGCAATAATTTTGACATTGGGGTTAATTTTTTGCAACGTGCGGATAGTTGTCGGCCCATCCATCATCGGCATCATCATATCGACCAACACCACGCTAATATTTGTTTTTCGTTCCGCATATAAGGCGATCGCTTCAATGCCATTACTAGCACCGATCGCCTGATAATTATAACTTTCCAGGGAAGTTTTGGTGATTTCGCGGATGGCATCTTCATCATCAACTACCAGAACTAATTCTCCGTTTCCTCTCGGTAATTCTCGATAGATCTCTTGGCTGAACTTGCTTTCATCTGTTGATGCTGCTGGTAAGCAAACCTTAAATTTTGTCCCTTTTCCCACTTCGCTATAGACATTGATAAAACCCCCGTGTCCTTTGACAATGCCAACTGCGGTTGAGAGTCCTAACCCGGTACCCTTACCGTGTTCTTTTGTGGTAAAGAATGGCTCGAAAATGCGATCCAATATTTCCCGTGGGATGCCTGTTCCGGTATCCGAAACGGTAATTACCACATATTTACCAACTTTCGCCTCTATATTCATCCTGGCATAATTTTCATCGATAAAAATATTTTCCGCAACCACATTTAAAATTCCGCCTTTGGGCATGGCGTCGCGAGCGTTGACGCAGAGGTTCATCAAAACTTGGTGCAATTGCGTCGCATCGCCGCAAACAGTCCAAATTTCTGAGCTTGGCACATCTGTATAAATTTCAATACATTTGGGAAATGTTTGTTTGACTATTTTGGCAATTTCCGATATTAAATGCGCTACTTGAAGATTAGTGCGATCGCCTTGCAGCCCTCGCGCAAAAGATAGCACTTGTTTGACTAAATCGGCGCTGCGTTTCGTATTGGCTTCCAGAATTTTCAGCAATCGCTGACTGTGTTCGTCGTGACATTTCATTTCTAGAAGTTGCACAGACATCAAAATTGGTGCAAGCGCATT from Aerosakkonema funiforme FACHB-1375 includes the following:
- a CDS encoding ATP-binding response regulator, with product MNISTDKKDAPLILAIDDDKFMRLQLRRAMEEVGYQVVEAANGEEGLVAYTRWRPDIVLLDAVMPVMDGFTFCKLIRTENICQTQSLCNPPPVLMITALEDRESVDRAFEAGANDYITKPIHWAVLRQRVRRLLEACRAEIDRQRSEQKIREQAALLDIATEAILVQNLDNQILFWNKGAERLYGWRSEEAIGKNVNQLLYKQVPPELESGQPIFDEAGSWQGELLQVTKYGKEIIVESRWTLVQEEQKQPKSILTVNTDITEKKQLETQFLRAQRMESIGTLASGIAHDLNNALAPILMSVQLLEMKCHDEHSQRLLKILEANTKRSADLVKQVLSFARGLQGDRTNLQVAHLISEIAKIVKQTFPKCIEIYTDVPSSEIWTVCGDATQLHQVLMNLCVNARDAMPKGGILNVVAENIFIDENYARMNIEAKVGKYVVITVSDTGTGIPREILDRIFEPFFTTKEHGKGTGLGLSTAVGIVKGHGGFINVYSEVGKGTKFKVCLPAASTDESKFSQEIYRELPRGNGELVLVVDDEDAIREITKTSLESYNYQAIGASNGIEAIALYAERKTNISVVLVDMMMPMMDGPTTIRTLQKINPNVKIIAISGLTSNSQVTELNRQSVQTFLPKPFTSEELLKSLRSVIATDGKN